Proteins from one Ovis aries strain OAR_USU_Benz2616 breed Rambouillet chromosome 12, ARS-UI_Ramb_v3.0, whole genome shotgun sequence genomic window:
- the LOC132657496 gene encoding uncharacterized protein LOC132657496 isoform X3, translating to MGQTTSTPLSLMINHFSDFRSRAQNLSLLVKKSKLVTFCSVEWPTFDVGWPQEGTFNPQIIQAVKERVLTPSPAGHPDQTPYILVWQDLVRNPPEWLKPFVLAPPKPPRPSSPTPTSPSPQALVMKASEEKEGKKDENQPKPVFQESSLYPNLIDLESELFPPPYADPHPPLLPQVPQVSSGEARRRTEPSAPPREGGPAQGTQGKTREMASVAEKDPEVPSSTVHAFPVRAGPAREGGERTYQYWPFSTSDLYNWKTQTPSFSEKLQGLIDLLESILFTHNPTWDDCQQLLQVLFTTEERERILSEARKNVPGVDGRPTIQPNLIEEGFPLVRPNWDFERAEDAGVLKRCRSPWNTPLLPVKKPGGTDFRPVQDL from the exons atgggacaaacaacttctactcctttatctcttatgattaaccacttctctgatttcaggtctagagctcagaatctttcgttactggtaaagaagagcaaactggtgactttctgttctgtcgagtggcccacctttgacgtcggatggccacaagagggaaccttcaatccccaaattatccaggcagttaaagagagggtgcttactcctagtcctgccgggcacccagatcagactccctacattctggtctggcaggatctagtgaGAAACCCGCCAgaatggcttaaaccctttgttctcgctcctcctaaacctccccgtccctcttccccaactccaacCTCGCCAAGCCCACAGGCGCTAGTCATGAAGGCTTccgaagaaaaagaaggaaaaaaggatgagAATCAACCAAAGCCGGtcttccaggaatcttctctgtatcctaatctgatAGATCTGGAAAGCGAATTGTTCCCACCCCCGTATGCGGATCCACAtccgcccttgcttccacaggtcccacaggtttcatcgggagaagccaggaggagaaccgagccttcagctcctcccagagaagggggccccgcccagggaactcagggaaaaacaagagaaatggccAGTGTAGCGGAAAAAGACCCAGAAgtcccctcctccactgttcaCGCGTTTCCGGTCCGGGCGggaccagccagagagggtggagaacggacatatcagtattggcccttttccactagtgatttgtacaactggaaaacccagactccctccttctctgaaaaactgcagggtcttattgatcttttagagtctatcctttttactcacaatcccacttgggatgattgtcagcaactgttacaggtgcttttcactaCAGAGGAGCGCGAGCGGATCCTGTCAGAAGCTCGGAagaatgtgccaggggtggatgggaggcccacaatacagcctaacctcattgaggagggattccccttggtgcgacccaactgggacttcgaacgcgctgaag acgctggggtcctgaaaaggtgccggtccccatggaacactcccctgttgcctgtgaaaaagcctgggggaactgattttagaccggttcaagatctatga
- the LOC132657496 gene encoding uncharacterized protein LOC132657496 isoform X2, with protein sequence MGQTTSTPLSLMINHFSDFRSRAQNLSLLVKKSKLVTFCSVEWPTFDVGWPQEGTFNPQIIQAVKERVLTPSPAGHPDQTPYILVWQDLVRNPPEWLKPFVLAPPKPPRPSSPTPTSPSPQALVMKASEEKEGKKDENQPKPVFQESSLYPNLIDLESELFPPPYADPHPPLLPQVPQVSSGEARRRTEPSAPPREGGPAQGTQGKTREMASVAEKDPEVPSSTVHAFPVRAGPAREGGERTYQYWPFSTSDLYNWKTQTPSFSEKLQGLIDLLESILFTHNPTWDDCQQLLQVLFTTEERERILSEARKNVPGVDGRPTIQPNLIEEGFPLVRPNWDFERAEGRERLWVYRQTLMAARKPTNLAKINSVRQEPDESPAAFLERIMEAFRQYTPMDPQADESRAAVMLAFVNQAAPDIRKKLQKIKRLNEQSLQDLVRAAGRVFNHRETPEEREDHIRREEREFRAEENRKNQKKLAQIFFAGVENKNRFQKGEKLDSKTEEKTTRRKLEKNQCAFCKEFGHWKDKCPKKNLKEGPKNPKNETPSPDSHILYAGEDSD encoded by the coding sequence atgggacaaacaacttctactcctttatctcttatgattaaccacttctctgatttcaggtctagagctcagaatctttcgttactggtaaagaagagcaaactggtgactttctgttctgtcgagtggcccacctttgacgtcggatggccacaagagggaaccttcaatccccaaattatccaggcagttaaagagagggtgcttactcctagtcctgccgggcacccagatcagactccctacattctggtctggcaggatctagtgaGAAACCCGCCAgaatggcttaaaccctttgttctcgctcctcctaaacctccccgtccctcttccccaactccaacCTCGCCAAGCCCACAGGCGCTAGTCATGAAGGCTTccgaagaaaaagaaggaaaaaaggatgagAATCAACCAAAGCCGGtcttccaggaatcttctctgtatcctaatctgatAGATCTGGAAAGCGAATTGTTCCCACCCCCGTATGCGGATCCACAtccgcccttgcttccacaggtcccacaggtttcatcgggagaagccaggaggagaaccgagccttcagctcctcccagagaagggggccccgcccagggaactcagggaaaaacaagagaaatggccAGTGTAGCGGAAAAAGACCCAGAAgtcccctcctccactgttcaCGCGTTTCCGGTCCGGGCGggaccagccagagagggtggagaacggacatatcagtattggcccttttccactagtgatttgtacaactggaaaacccagactccctccttctctgaaaaactgcagggtcttattgatcttttagagtctatcctttttactcacaatcccacttgggatgattgtcagcaactgttacaggtgcttttcactaCAGAGGAGCGCGAGCGGATCCTGTCAGAAGCTCGGAagaatgtgccaggggtggatgggaggcccacaatacagcctaacctcattgaggagggattccccttggtgcgacccaactgggacttcgaacgcgctgaaggtagggagcgtctctgGGTGTACCGTCAGACTCTTATGGCCGCCAggaagccaactaatttggccaaaataaattcagtgaggcaggaaccagatgagagcccagcagccttccttgaaaggataatggaagcttttagacagtatacccctatggacccacaggcagatgagtcacgagcggcagttatgttagcatttgtaaatcaagcagcccccgatattagaaaaaagttacaaaagataaagaggttaaatgaacaatccttgcaagatctagtgagggcagccgggagagtttttaatcatagagagaccccagaagagagagaggaccacattagaagagaagaaagagaatttagagctgaagaaaaccgtaaaaatcaaaaaaagctggcccagatattttttgctggggttgaaaacaaaaacaggttccagaaaggggaaaaattggactcaaaaactgaagaaaaaacgacaaggcgtaagcttgagaaaaaccaatgtgcattttgtaaagagtttggacattggaaagataaatgccccaagaaaaatctaaaagaggggcccaagaaccccaagaacgagactccctctccagacagtcatatcctctacgcgggtgaggatagcgactag
- the LOC132657496 gene encoding protein NYNRIN-like isoform X1, whose product MVPNPYTLLSNLPPNYIWYTVLDLKDAFFSLPLAPASQEIFAFEWQEDGGQTPVQLTWTRLPQGFKNSPTLFNEALDEDLREYRVEHPTIVLLQYVDDLMLAAATEKECQEATGDLLQTLGTLGYRASAKTAQIAKQEVTYLGYKIKQGQRWLTRAMKETILQIPEPANPRQVREFLGMVGYCRLWILGFAEKARPLYEGTKENKDWKWTESMKEAFQELRRALLEAPALALPDPSKPFQLFVDEKQGIGKRWGPWKRPVAYLSKRLDPVAAGWPPCLCIIVATALLVHDADKLTYGQRLLVYTPHAIERVLKQPPGKWISNARLTHYQALLLDTPRIHFQMPCTLNPATLLPNPGENSPLHDCDEILAGVTTMRKDLTDTPLDNSELKWFTDGSSYAKDGQRQAGATVVDDSGRTIWAEALPPDTSAQKAELIALIQALERAKGKRITIFTDSCYAFGMVHIQGPIYREWGFLTAEGKEIKNLPEIRRLLEAVQMPPAMSIVHVPRHQKGDSPTAQGNRAADLAARKVADEDFITPVLVIGLPLPGMGTLPPIPEYSSTDFAWIQKHTNLQKDKDGWYRDSDSYLILPAQLGWQLCEHLHLSAHLGEKKTLMLFQTAHLRFPRHQTTVKNIVHACKACQQTRPGKGQHAGLRYWGEGPGQHREIDFTKVRPGKYGYRYLLVLVDTFSGWVEAFPTKGETGTIVAKNILEEIVPRFGLPVTIGSDNGPAFVSQIVQSLALALGTKWKLHCEYSPQSSGQVERMNRTLKETLTKLAIETGGDWVTLLPFALFRARNTPYQLNLTPFKILYGRPPPVCPIFEGTKLPPPTLGQFQEALMALSKVHSRVWKLLREIHVGQNKGTIPSHDIGPGDWVWVKRHQTKALEPKWKGPYVVLLTTPTALKVDGIGPWVHCNHVRPAASSEQEDAKKEWEASLHPSNPLRLKL is encoded by the coding sequence atggttcctaacccttatacattgctaagcaacttgcctccaaactacatttggtacactgttttagatttaaaagatgcctttttcagtttgcctcttgcccccgcaagccaagagatctttgccttcgaatggcaggaagacggtggtcagacccctgtgcagctgacatggactcgcttaccacagggtttcaaaaactcgcccacgttatttaatgaggccctggacgaagacctccgtgagtatcgggttgaacaccctaccattgttttattacaatatgttgatgaccttatgctggcagcggctacagaaaaagagtgccaagaggcaacaggtgaccttctccaaaccttggggactttaggttacagggccagtgccaaaacggcccagattgccaagcaagaggttacatacctcggttataagataaaacagggccagaggtggctaacacgggctatgaaagaaaccatcctccagatccctgagccggctaaccctagacaagtgagagaatttctgggaatggtgggatattgccggttatggatcttggggtttgcagaaaaggccaggcccctatatgaagggaccaaagaaaacaaggactggaaatggactgagtcaatgaaagaggccttccaagagctcaggcgagccttgctagaagctcctgcccttgccctccctgatccatctaagcctttccaattatttgtagatgaaaagcaGGGGATAGGaaagagatggggaccatggaagcgacctgtagcttacctttccaagagactggacccagtggcagccggatggccaccttgcctctgTATCATCGTGGCCACCGcgctcttagtccacgatgctgataaactgacttatggacagagactcttggtctacactcctcatgccatagagagagttttaaagcaacccccaggtaaatggatttctaatgcccgcttgacgcactaccaggctttgctacttgacaccccacggattcatttccaaatgccctgcactctaaatccagccactcttttgcccaatccaggggaaaatagccccctccatgattgtgatgagatactggccggggtaacaacaatgcgaaaggacttaaccgatactccactggataacagtgagctaaaatggttcacagatggcagcagttatgcaaaagatggacagagacaggcgggagccacagtagtagatgactctggacggacgatatgggcagaggcccttcccccggatacctcagcacaaaaggcagagttaattgccctgattcaagcattagagagagccaaaggaaaaagaataactattttcactgacagttgCTATGCTTTTGGCatggtacacatccagggcccgatatatcgggaatgggggtttttgacagctgaaggaaaagaaattaaaaacttgcctgaaatccgtagacttttagaggctgtacagatgcctccGGCTatgtcaatagtacacgtacctagacatcagaagggtgacagccccacggcacaagggaatcgtgccgcagacctggcagctcgaaaagtagctgatgaagatttcatcacccctgtgttggtgATCGGACTTCCACttccaggtatgggaactctgcccccaatccctgagtattcatccacagactttgcttggatccaaaaacacaccaaccttcaaaaagataaagatggatggtaccgagactcagatAGCTAcctgatactccctgctcagttgggatggcaactatgtgagcatttgcacttgtctgctcatctgggagaaaagaagactctgatgctctttcaaactgcgcACCTGAgatttccccggcaccagacaactgtaaagaacatagtgcatgcttgtaaggcgtgtcaacagacgaggccaggaaaaggacaacatgcaggactgaggtattggggagaaggaccagggcaacacagggaaatagatttcaccaaggtaaggccaggcaagtatggttaccggtacttgttagtgttggtggataccttctcagggtgggtggaagcttttcctacaaagggagaaACCGGGACGATAGtggcaaaaaatattttagaagaaatagttcccaggtttggcctgccagtgaccatcggctctgataatggacctgcttttgtgagtcaaatagttcagagccttgccctagccctggggactaaatggaagttacattgtgaatacagtccacagagctcagggcaagtagaaagaatgaatcggactctaaaagaaactttaactaaattggctatagagactggcggggactgggtgaccctccttcccttcgccctcttccgtgcgcgtaatactccttatcaacttaatctgaccccatttaaaattctgtatgggagacctccccctgtatgtccaatatttgaagggacgaaactaccgcctcccacgttggggcaattccaagaggccttgatggccttaagcaaggtgcactctcgtgtctggaaactgctccgggaaatacatgtgggtcaaaataagggaactattccctcacatgacattggccccGGAGActgggtatgggtcaaaaggcaccaaaccaaggcactagaacccaaatggaagggtccttatgttgttcttcttaccaccccaactgccctaaaggtcgacggtatcgggccttgggtgcattgcaaccacgtacgcccagctgcttcatcAGAGCAGGAAGACGCTAAGAAAGAAtgggaagcatctctgcacccgtccaaccccttgaggctaaagctttga
- the LOC121816113 gene encoding lymphocyte transmembrane adapter 1-like, with the protein MFGLGIAGAGTGITALSLQGQGFNSLRAAIDEDITRRHLSRSICIVSTESLVSRNSDSPPSEHVPSQAGDALHMHRARTHTMGYVVGIYDNATRPQTCGNLAPSPHYVNVRASRVSPSTSSEDSRDYVNIPTAKELAETLASANNPPGNLFILPSTKELALSEEIDEGCGDASDCASLGSPGTDNSDPLSDGEGSSQTLNDYVNVAELDLGTPRGKQLWGTFQCRRDYENVPPGPSSSKQQEEEVTSSNKHHVEGRTDGPETHILPAVQSGSFLALKDYVACQSSAHSETRPWKHAEETSSKDSHDYENV; encoded by the exons atgttCGGTCTTGGAATAGCCGGGGCTGGAACCGGAATAACAGCTCTGTCCCTGCAAGGCCAAGGATTTAACTCCCTGAGAGCGGCCATAGATGAAGACATTACCC GAAGACATCTCTCAAGAAGCATCTGTATTGTCAGCACCGAAAGCCTCGTCTCCAGGAATTCTGACAGCCCTCCTTCTGAGCATGTG CCCTCCCAAGCAGGCGACGCCCTCCACATGCACAGAGCCCGTACTCACACCATGGGGTATGTAGTGGGCATCTATGACAATGCCACGCGGCCCCAGACGTGTGGAAACCTTGCTCCCTCGCCTCACTATGTCAATGTCAGAGCTTCAAGAGTTTCCCCTAGCACTTCTTCAGAGGATTCGAGAGACTATGTCAATATCCCCACAGCCAAGGAGCTTGCTGAGACTTTGGCTTCTGCCAATAACCCTCCTGGGAACCTCTTCATCCTCCCAAGCACCAAAGAGCTGGCACTGTCTGAAGAAATAGATGAGGGTTGTGGGGACGCCAGTGACTGTGCCAgtttggggtctccaggaacgGATAACAGTGACCCACTCAGCGATGGGGAAGGGTCTTCTCAGACCTTGAATGACTATGTCAACGTGGCAGAGTTGGACCTCGGGACCCCCCGAGGGAAGCAGCTCTGGGGGACGTTTCAGTGCCGCAGGGATTATGAAAATGTACCACCAGGTCCCAGTAGCAgcaagcagcaggaggaggaagtgacaTCCTCAAACAAACACCATGTAGAGGGCAGGACAGATGGTCCAGAGACCCACATCCTACCTGCCGTGCAGTCAGGGAGCTTCCTGGCTTTAAAGGATTACGTGGCTTGTCAGTCGTCTGCCCACAGTGAGACCAGGCCGTGGAAACATGCAGAAGAGACGTCAAGTAAGGACTCTCATGACTATGAGAATGTGTGA